Proteins encoded by one window of Bacillus sp. DTU_2020_1000418_1_SI_GHA_SEK_038:
- the hutU gene encoding urocanate hydratase codes for MSKPEILYSVKAQRGPELRCKGWRQESILRMLENNMENAERPEELVIYGGIGKAARNWESYHAIVKSLKELEDDETLVVQSGMPVAVFKTHKYAPTVVMATTNIMKADWPTFYDLQDKNLTMYANYTAAPWEYIGTQGVIQGTFETLSAIARLHYNDSLVGKILLTAGAGGMGGNQTRAMTMHGGVAILCDSNVEIIKRRIEKKFIDVLAESLDEAIAMAKQAAAEGKPLGIAVVGNAADIFEEVLEKGWLPDISTSMTPGHDPISYLPAGYTVEEAEKLRDTDRTLYLEKARETMIRELKTLIKFMDLGVHSFEYGTSHRKECVDAGFDPKEAKRLPGFVAEYIRPLFCEGRGPFRWVCLSGDAEDLRKIDEMILEKFADDYLVTRWIKLAMKHIPIEALPARICYMGFGQRKAFALEVNDMIRRGELSGPVAFSRDNLDSGSIVNPTFESENMKDGSDLISDWPVLNGLLNAVGMCDLIALQANYSMGEAVHTGVTMIADGTDESDMRLEVAMTVDSGIGVVRHAQAGYEIAQDVANGKGKLTKESIKIPLWWSPKATFGPKDLEKEDVKA; via the coding sequence ATGTCTAAACCAGAAATCCTATATTCCGTTAAAGCACAAAGGGGACCTGAGCTTCGCTGTAAAGGCTGGAGACAAGAATCGATTTTACGGATGCTTGAAAATAATATGGAAAACGCTGAGAGGCCAGAAGAACTAGTTATCTATGGAGGGATCGGGAAAGCAGCCCGTAACTGGGAGTCTTACCACGCGATCGTAAAATCTTTAAAAGAGCTTGAGGATGATGAAACTTTAGTTGTTCAATCTGGAATGCCAGTTGCGGTATTTAAAACCCATAAATATGCGCCGACAGTTGTCATGGCAACGACAAACATCATGAAGGCGGATTGGCCAACATTCTATGATTTACAAGATAAAAACTTAACCATGTATGCAAACTATACAGCAGCTCCATGGGAGTATATCGGTACACAAGGAGTTATCCAAGGGACTTTCGAAACTTTATCAGCGATTGCTCGCCTTCATTACAATGATTCTCTAGTTGGAAAAATCCTTTTAACAGCAGGTGCCGGCGGAATGGGTGGAAACCAAACGAGAGCGATGACAATGCACGGCGGAGTTGCGATTTTATGTGACTCTAATGTTGAGATTATTAAGCGCCGTATTGAAAAGAAATTCATTGATGTTTTAGCAGAATCATTGGATGAGGCTATCGCCATGGCAAAACAAGCTGCAGCAGAAGGCAAACCACTTGGTATTGCAGTAGTCGGAAACGCTGCAGATATTTTTGAAGAGGTGCTTGAAAAAGGGTGGCTTCCAGACATCTCAACTTCTATGACACCAGGCCATGATCCAATTTCTTACTTACCAGCAGGCTACACAGTAGAGGAAGCAGAAAAGCTTCGTGATACAGATCGTACCCTTTACTTAGAAAAAGCACGCGAAACAATGATCCGTGAATTGAAAACGCTAATCAAATTTATGGACTTAGGCGTTCACTCCTTTGAATACGGTACGAGTCACCGTAAAGAATGTGTCGATGCCGGTTTTGATCCGAAGGAAGCGAAGCGCCTTCCAGGCTTCGTAGCTGAATACATTCGTCCATTGTTCTGCGAAGGCCGCGGACCTTTCCGCTGGGTATGCTTATCCGGAGACGCAGAAGATTTAAGAAAAATTGATGAAATGATTTTAGAAAAATTTGCAGATGATTACCTAGTTACTCGCTGGATCAAGCTAGCAATGAAGCATATTCCGATTGAAGCACTGCCAGCTCGTATTTGCTACATGGGCTTCGGACAGCGTAAAGCATTTGCGCTAGAAGTAAACGATATGATCCGCCGCGGTGAGCTTTCTGGTCCGGTTGCATTCTCTCGCGACAACTTAGACTCTGGTTCAATCGTGAACCCAACATTCGAATCTGAAAATATGAAGGACGGCTCTGATTTAATCTCTGACTGGCCGGTATTGAATGGCCTATTAAACGCAGTTGGTATGTGTGACTTAATCGCACTTCAAGCGAATTACTCAATGGGTGAAGCCGTTCACACAGGCGTAACGATGATCGCAGATGGAACAGATGAGTCTGATATGAGACTAGAGGTAGCGATGACGGTTGACTCTGGAATCGGAGTTGTCCGCCATGCACAGGCTGGCTATGAAATCGCACAAGATGTAGCAAATGGAAAAGGAAAATTAACGAAAGAAAGCATCAAAATCCCATTATGGTGGTCTCCAAAAGCAACATTTGGTCCTAAGGATTTAGAAAAAGAAGATGTGAAGGCTTAA
- a CDS encoding amino acid ABC transporter ATP-binding protein, which produces MIQVKKLKKTFGQNEVLKDINASIQPQEVVVVIGPSGSGKSTFLRCINLLESITDGQITIEGVDITDKKTDINKVRTEVGMVFQQFNLFPHKTVIQNIMLAPMQVRKISAEEAKKTGLELLKKVGLEEKANVYPDSLSGGQKQRVAIARALAMKPKIMLFDEPTSALDPEMVGEVLEVMKQLAKEGMTMVVVTHEMGFAREVGDRVLFMDGGVIVEENSPKEIFENPKHERTKAFLSKVL; this is translated from the coding sequence ATGATTCAAGTGAAGAAATTAAAAAAAACATTCGGACAAAATGAAGTTTTAAAAGATATTAATGCTTCTATACAACCACAGGAAGTTGTCGTTGTGATTGGTCCATCAGGGTCAGGAAAGTCTACATTTTTAAGATGTATTAATTTGCTTGAATCGATAACAGACGGTCAAATTACAATTGAGGGCGTTGATATAACCGATAAAAAAACAGATATTAATAAAGTAAGAACTGAAGTCGGAATGGTTTTTCAGCAATTTAATTTATTTCCTCATAAAACGGTCATTCAAAATATCATGCTTGCTCCTATGCAAGTGAGAAAAATATCTGCAGAGGAAGCTAAGAAAACAGGTCTTGAGCTTCTGAAAAAAGTGGGACTTGAGGAGAAGGCAAATGTTTATCCAGATTCATTATCAGGCGGGCAAAAGCAGCGGGTTGCAATTGCAAGAGCGTTAGCGATGAAGCCAAAAATCATGCTTTTCGATGAGCCGACCTCAGCGCTAGATCCAGAAATGGTTGGAGAAGTGCTTGAAGTAATGAAGCAATTGGCTAAAGAAGGGATGACGATGGTTGTTGTAACTCATGAAATGGGATTTGCCCGAGAAGTGGGAGATCGGGTTTTGTTCATGGATGGAGGTGTCATTGTCGAAGAAAATAGTCCGAAAGAAATTTTTGAAAACCCAAAGCATGAAAGAACGAAAGCTTTTTTAAGTAAAGTTTTATAA
- a CDS encoding basic amino acid ABC transporter substrate-binding protein: MKRFTIFAIVMIFSLILSACGTSQKTSEGSGDSAASGEGKKKLKIATEANYAPFVFLDNGEMKGFDVDFMSAVAKEAGYEYEMVHVGWDPLFVEVKDKLSDMGICAITINDVRSETYDFSAPYYLSTNEILVPEGSDIKSAADLKNDKVVAVLGGTTGEAAVEKILGVNNKNIKKFDNNNLAILELTSGGADAVVADNAVVQAYAQNNPNDKLNVISDKEGFENEFYGLMFPKGSELKAEFDVAVTEVLKNGTYTEIYKKWFGVEPDVETILAQQK, from the coding sequence ATGAAAAGGTTTACAATTTTTGCTATTGTAATGATTTTCTCACTTATTCTATCAGCTTGCGGTACGAGTCAAAAGACTTCAGAGGGAAGCGGAGATAGTGCAGCTTCAGGTGAAGGTAAGAAAAAACTTAAAATCGCAACAGAGGCAAACTATGCGCCATTTGTATTTTTAGATAATGGTGAAATGAAAGGCTTTGACGTTGACTTTATGAGTGCCGTTGCTAAGGAAGCAGGCTATGAATATGAAATGGTCCATGTCGGCTGGGATCCTCTATTTGTCGAAGTAAAAGACAAACTTTCGGATATGGGGATTTGTGCGATTACGATTAATGATGTGCGATCAGAAACCTATGATTTTTCTGCACCATACTATTTATCAACGAATGAGATTCTAGTTCCAGAGGGCAGTGATATTAAGAGTGCAGCTGACTTAAAGAATGACAAGGTAGTGGCAGTTCTTGGCGGAACGACTGGGGAAGCGGCAGTAGAGAAAATACTTGGAGTAAACAATAAAAACATTAAAAAGTTTGATAATAATAATTTAGCCATTTTGGAATTAACGAGTGGCGGTGCAGATGCAGTAGTTGCCGATAATGCAGTAGTTCAGGCTTATGCCCAGAATAATCCAAACGATAAGCTAAATGTTATTAGCGATAAAGAAGGCTTTGAAAATGAATTTTACGGCCTTATGTTTCCAAAAGGCAGTGAATTAAAAGCAGAATTTGATGTGGCTGTTACTGAGGTTTTGAAAAATGGAACTTATACTGAAATTTATAAGAAATGGTTCGGAGTAGAACCGGATGTTGAGACCATTTTAGCTCAGCAAAAATAA
- a CDS encoding amino acid ABC transporter permease — MDFRLDILVNYIPFFVKGTLLTIGLSIVGIIFGTILGLFIGLGKMMKNKLLAFIFNCYIIFFRGTPLFVQILLIHFGVVPLFIGHTNGIVASIIALSLIAGAYIAEIFRAGIQSIDKGQMEAARSLGMSHVQAMKHVILPQAFKRMIPPLGNEFIVLIKESSLAAIVATPELMYYGRALASQTFRVWEPYITAALIYLVLTTTLGFLLNKLERRLTTE, encoded by the coding sequence ATGGATTTCAGGTTGGACATCTTAGTAAATTATATTCCTTTCTTTGTAAAGGGGACATTATTAACGATTGGTTTGTCAATTGTAGGTATTATATTTGGAACCATTCTTGGTTTATTTATCGGCTTAGGGAAAATGATGAAAAATAAGCTGCTTGCCTTTATTTTTAATTGCTACATTATATTTTTCCGCGGAACACCTTTATTTGTTCAAATATTATTAATTCATTTCGGGGTAGTACCATTATTTATTGGGCATACGAATGGGATTGTGGCTAGTATTATTGCGCTCTCCTTAATTGCAGGTGCCTATATAGCTGAAATTTTTCGTGCTGGTATACAGTCCATTGATAAAGGACAGATGGAAGCAGCCCGTTCTCTCGGCATGTCCCATGTTCAAGCAATGAAACATGTCATATTGCCTCAGGCCTTCAAACGAATGATCCCTCCTCTAGGGAATGAGTTCATTGTCCTTATTAAAGAGTCCTCCCTCGCAGCCATCGTGGCGACACCTGAACTGATGTACTATGGACGAGCATTAGCTAGTCAAACTTTCCGTGTGTGGGAGCCTTATATTACAGCAGCGCTCATTTATCTTGTGTTAACAACAACATTAGGCTTCTTATTGAATAAACTTGAAAGAAGGTTGACAACAGAATGA